From the genome of Acidobacteriota bacterium, one region includes:
- a CDS encoding hydrogenase maturation protease, with translation MVFPEGFPRVGLVGIGNTLAGDDGAGVVAVSLLREACGEDPRLFFHFLDGDLFALSEVLGRAPRFLVVDAVLGDPPGRIVRRAPTPTRLAPSFHQADALQVVATLRELALVDPFPEVELWGVTIRPPRDLSESLSPPVEAAVRRLARRLKARLDDLLNRGEEVRDTGR, from the coding sequence ATGGTGTTTCCGGAGGGTTTCCCCCGGGTCGGGTTGGTCGGCATCGGGAACACCCTCGCGGGCGACGACGGTGCGGGGGTCGTGGCCGTGTCCCTCCTGCGGGAGGCTTGCGGCGAGGACCCCCGCCTCTTTTTCCACTTCCTGGACGGCGACCTGTTCGCCCTGTCGGAGGTCCTGGGGCGCGCCCCCCGCTTCCTCGTGGTGGACGCCGTGCTGGGTGACCCCCCGGGCCGCATCGTGCGCCGGGCCCCCACCCCCACCCGCCTCGCCCCCTCCTTCCACCAGGCCGACGCGCTCCAGGTCGTCGCCACCCTCCGGGAACTGGCCCTTGTGGACCCCTTCCCGGAGGTGGAACTCTGGGGGGTCACCATCCGGCCCCCCCGCGATCTGAGCGAGTCCCTGAGCCCTCCCGTGGAAGCCGCCGTCCGCCGCCTCGCCCGGCGTCTGAAGGCGCGCCTCGATGATCTGCTCAACCGCGGTGAAGAGGTGCGGGACACCGGCCGTTGA
- a CDS encoding ferredoxin family protein: MATIQIDERACVGCTLCVETCQTKVFSFDEEKRVPRVDKPEECFECLSCSEICPAAAIFHKDIYHSVNFYHDPYAVEVATRLQGGGAPPHRVITEEEELKSARKDLGVRLLSVAAVFKQTLGGGLPAVGTMAGKTLAGQLPRYRAPKDLAETLEFARQQFEPTWDLNFTLAGDQLTVNIGRCYIRELCLQEGIPLGQELCVLFYNYLAGYLSRMGNLRPRLLQAERGETGCRYDVKLY; encoded by the coding sequence ATGGCGACCATCCAGATTGACGAACGGGCCTGTGTCGGCTGCACTCTTTGCGTGGAGACCTGCCAGACCAAGGTGTTCTCCTTCGACGAGGAGAAGCGGGTCCCCCGGGTCGACAAGCCGGAGGAGTGCTTCGAGTGCCTGAGCTGCTCGGAGATCTGCCCCGCGGCGGCCATCTTCCACAAGGACATCTACCACTCCGTCAACTTCTACCACGACCCCTACGCCGTCGAGGTGGCGACGCGGCTGCAGGGGGGCGGCGCCCCGCCGCACCGCGTCATCACCGAGGAAGAGGAGTTGAAGAGCGCCCGGAAGGACCTCGGGGTCCGGCTGCTCTCCGTGGCCGCCGTCTTCAAGCAGACCCTGGGCGGGGGGCTCCCCGCCGTCGGCACCATGGCGGGCAAGACCCTGGCGGGTCAGCTGCCGCGGTACCGGGCCCCCAAGGACCTCGCCGAGACCCTCGAATTCGCCAGGCAGCAGTTCGAACCCACCTGGGACCTGAACTTCACCCTGGCGGGCGACCAGTTGACGGTGAACATCGGGCGGTGCTACATCCGGGAGCTGTGCCTCCAGGAGGGCATCCCCCTCGGGCAGGAACTCTGCGTCCTCTTCTACAACTACCTGGCCGGCTACCTGTCCCGGATGGGGAACCTCCGGCCCCGGCTCCTCCAGGCGGAACGGGGGGAGACCGGCTGCCGGTACGACGTGAAGCTGTACTGA
- a CDS encoding Ni/Fe hydrogenase subunit alpha, with protein MGKRITLTPVTRIEGHAKVLVDVDDAGQVERGHLQVLEIRGFEKFLENMELFKMPQFTARICGVCPAAHHLVSVQAIENGLGMTIPANARRLRELLYVGHIIHSHALSTFFLLGPDLILGVDAPAAERNVFGILKADPEAARKALRLRTIGQLTVEAVGGRGVHPVTAVPGGMAYRPADDRMAKIAAWGEEALGILDDLAGIVRDRLETLAEIREATRLPFISMAVSQQGKADFLEGEVRVLDTDGTPILSFAPEKYADHLVEGVMPGSYMKNVRVRGREDRVQVVGPLARLHANERLGTPKADAMLQEYRRETGGKMAVTDFIRARLIEMTHCAERMAAIPQEMDAGPVKADEPPYREGRYVGLIEAPRGVLIHDYTADDKGKITSANLIVATQNNYDAIDASVTAAAKAFYGQKGDDYFMNGLEFVVRCFDPCLACATHALGRMPMEVIIRRGDEIVRRFERR; from the coding sequence ATGGGAAAGCGAATCACCCTGACTCCGGTCACCCGCATCGAGGGGCACGCCAAGGTCCTGGTGGACGTCGACGACGCCGGCCAGGTGGAGCGCGGCCACCTGCAGGTCCTCGAGATCCGTGGCTTCGAGAAGTTCCTCGAAAACATGGAACTCTTCAAGATGCCCCAGTTCACCGCCCGCATCTGCGGCGTCTGCCCCGCCGCCCACCACCTGGTCTCCGTGCAGGCCATCGAGAACGGCCTAGGGATGACCATCCCCGCCAACGCCCGCCGGCTGAGGGAACTGCTCTACGTCGGGCACATCATTCACTCCCACGCCCTGAGCACCTTCTTCCTCCTGGGGCCCGACCTCATTCTGGGGGTCGACGCCCCCGCCGCCGAGCGCAACGTCTTCGGCATCCTGAAGGCGGACCCGGAAGCGGCCAGGAAGGCCCTCCGGCTGCGGACCATCGGCCAGCTCACCGTGGAGGCCGTGGGCGGGCGCGGGGTCCACCCCGTGACCGCCGTCCCCGGCGGCATGGCGTACCGGCCGGCCGACGACCGCATGGCGAAGATCGCCGCCTGGGGCGAGGAGGCCCTGGGGATCCTCGACGACCTCGCCGGCATCGTCAGGGACCGCCTCGAAACCCTGGCGGAGATCCGGGAGGCCACCCGGCTGCCCTTCATCTCCATGGCCGTCTCCCAGCAGGGCAAGGCCGACTTCCTCGAAGGGGAGGTCCGGGTGCTCGACACCGACGGGACGCCCATCCTCTCCTTCGCGCCCGAAAAGTACGCGGATCACCTGGTGGAAGGGGTCATGCCCGGGTCCTACATGAAGAACGTCCGGGTCCGGGGCCGGGAAGACCGCGTGCAGGTGGTGGGCCCCCTGGCCCGGCTGCACGCCAACGAGCGCCTGGGGACCCCGAAAGCCGACGCGATGCTCCAGGAGTACCGCCGCGAAACCGGCGGGAAGATGGCCGTCACCGACTTCATCCGGGCACGGCTGATCGAGATGACCCACTGCGCCGAGCGCATGGCGGCGATCCCGCAGGAGATGGACGCCGGCCCCGTCAAGGCCGACGAGCCCCCCTACCGGGAAGGGCGTTACGTCGGGCTCATCGAGGCCCCCCGGGGGGTCCTGATCCACGACTACACCGCGGACGACAAGGGCAAGATCACCTCCGCCAACCTGATCGTCGCCACCCAGAACAACTACGACGCCATCGACGCGTCGGTCACGGCCGCCGCCAAGGCGTTCTACGGGCAGAAGGGGGACGACTACTTCATGAACGGCCTCGAGTTCGTCGTGCGCTGCTTCGACCCCTGCCTGGCCTGTGCCACCCACGCCCTGGGCCGGATGCCCATGGAGGTGATCATCCGCCGGGGCGACGAGATCGTCCGCCGCTTCGAGAGGAGGTGA
- a CDS encoding methyl viologen-reducing hydrogenase, with protein sequence MKARISTEWLSGCSGCHVAMVDLHEKLLALMDDVVFVRLPVLVDEKGFPEADVGIVEGAVRSEHDRECLRKMRASVKTLVAFGSCAVYGGPSGMGWLYTRDQVLDAAYSKGPTNVPGQRPDADAVPLEESVVPIDEVVKVDVYLPGCPPHPAFIAGAVKQLLGDKEAAATGKPVCADCKRKMMKKTGVALKRGAVTAPDADVCFLSQGVVCMGSVTLNRCMAPCPEVGVACTGCNGPSVDIVSEPHLDIRTMLAKRMEMLTGIAADEVKHYIEEDAKTYYCYAMASPVIYKKPAVELREWADAKRPQSTE encoded by the coding sequence ATGAAAGCGAGAATATCCACGGAGTGGTTGTCCGGTTGTTCCGGGTGCCACGTGGCGATGGTGGACCTCCACGAGAAGCTGCTGGCCCTGATGGACGACGTGGTGTTCGTGCGCCTCCCCGTGCTCGTCGACGAGAAGGGTTTCCCCGAGGCCGACGTGGGCATCGTGGAAGGCGCCGTCCGGAGCGAGCACGACCGCGAGTGCCTCCGAAAGATGCGGGCCAGCGTCAAGACCCTGGTGGCTTTCGGTTCCTGCGCCGTCTACGGCGGCCCGTCGGGGATGGGGTGGCTCTACACCCGGGACCAGGTTCTCGACGCCGCCTACTCCAAGGGCCCCACCAACGTGCCCGGGCAGCGCCCCGACGCCGACGCGGTGCCCCTGGAGGAGAGCGTCGTCCCCATCGACGAGGTGGTCAAGGTGGACGTCTACCTTCCCGGTTGCCCGCCGCACCCCGCCTTCATCGCGGGGGCGGTGAAGCAGCTGCTGGGCGACAAGGAGGCGGCGGCGACCGGCAAACCGGTCTGCGCCGACTGCAAAAGGAAAATGATGAAGAAAACCGGCGTCGCCCTCAAGCGCGGGGCGGTCACGGCCCCCGACGCCGACGTCTGCTTCCTCAGCCAGGGGGTCGTCTGCATGGGGTCCGTCACCCTCAACCGCTGCATGGCGCCCTGCCCCGAGGTGGGGGTGGCCTGCACCGGGTGCAACGGACCGTCGGTGGACATCGTCTCGGAGCCCCATCTCGACATCCGGACCATGCTGGCCAAGCGCATGGAGATGCTCACGGGCATCGCCGCCGACGAGGTGAAGCACTACATCGAGGAAGACGCCAAGACGTATTACTGCTACGCCATGGCGTCCCCCGTCATCTACAAGAAGCCCGCCGTGGAGCTGCGGGAGTGGGCCGACGCCAAGCGGCCCCAGAGCACCGAATAG
- a CDS encoding roadblock/LC7 domain-containing protein encodes MGILTLPELLKELILVEGINTAVLVSRDGFVIEAVSRGGKVDTEAVGAVISTGVGSSEVVGNELGIGQLQQGMFEYKDGIIVISLLGADSILAVVATTGANLGNIRYQLKKRSVEIEKAM; translated from the coding sequence ATGGGTATTCTGACACTCCCGGAGCTGCTCAAGGAGCTGATTCTGGTGGAAGGCATCAACACGGCCGTGCTGGTCAGTCGTGATGGTTTCGTCATCGAGGCCGTCTCCCGCGGGGGCAAGGTGGACACCGAGGCGGTCGGCGCCGTCATCTCCACCGGCGTCGGGTCCTCCGAGGTCGTCGGGAACGAACTCGGAATCGGTCAGCTGCAACAGGGCATGTTCGAGTACAAGGACGGCATCATCGTGATCTCGCTCCTCGGCGCGGACTCCATCCTGGCGGTGGTGGCCACGACGGGCGCCAATCTCGGCAACATCCGGTACCAGCTCAAGAAGCGGTCGGTGGAGATCGAGAAGGCCATGTAA
- a CDS encoding response regulator, with amino-acid sequence MTSRHTDEGDLSSPSLERTSEQAPAPVTILVVDDDENILRLVRQTLELGLGDRACRVVEAADGLQGLEAARREQPDLVVSDIMMPGMTGLEFCRAFRELDDFKDTPFLFLSALGTTHDKITGLRSGADDYLVKPFDPEELIVRLEVMCRKIARRPKGDILRGSLHEIPLADILQFLDYTMRRGTLHVSSAEGAGTLAVKSPLLLDAAYGDLQGEDALLEMLTLRDGCFQFIPGPVSTGRISKPISFILMDSLRLYDEHQFVKEHLPDNLEDLRLNSLPQKMDDPDVLSVIGAIRNGKSSIPEIQDATRLSQSRVIVSVAKLAKHGHIGPRTVDEILCIPARPLRVLFAFTREDVAAGLFREMAAICGAETPRAASSGVMGFLKISLGDRTLHLLSIKGEKRFSFLWEPMLRTTDAAVFLAASPQDEPHLQAFREQACRGRTIPFFAVSPADIACDFAERIDSPGKIQAFLRKVVNHALQGQGNPSSAIEDPTGPPIPTLDPLSGM; translated from the coding sequence ATGACGAGCCGACACACCGACGAGGGGGACCTGTCGTCCCCGTCGCTGGAAAGGACCAGCGAGCAAGCCCCTGCCCCCGTCACCATCCTGGTGGTGGATGACGACGAGAACATCCTGCGCCTGGTGCGCCAGACCCTCGAGCTGGGGCTCGGCGACCGCGCGTGCCGGGTGGTGGAGGCGGCGGACGGCCTGCAGGGGCTCGAGGCCGCGCGCCGTGAGCAGCCCGACCTCGTGGTCTCCGACATCATGATGCCGGGGATGACGGGCCTCGAATTCTGCCGGGCCTTTCGCGAACTGGACGATTTCAAGGACACGCCTTTCCTCTTCCTTTCCGCCCTCGGGACCACCCACGACAAGATCACCGGCCTCCGCTCCGGCGCCGACGATTACCTGGTGAAGCCCTTCGACCCCGAGGAGTTGATCGTCCGGCTCGAGGTCATGTGCCGCAAGATCGCCCGGCGGCCCAAGGGGGACATCCTCCGGGGTTCGCTCCACGAGATCCCCCTGGCGGACATCCTGCAGTTTCTGGACTACACCATGCGCCGGGGCACCCTGCACGTCAGTTCGGCGGAGGGCGCGGGGACACTTGCGGTGAAGAGCCCTCTCCTCCTGGACGCCGCCTACGGGGACCTGCAGGGGGAGGACGCGCTCCTCGAGATGCTGACCCTCCGGGACGGGTGCTTCCAGTTCATCCCGGGGCCCGTCTCGACGGGAAGGATATCCAAGCCCATCAGCTTCATCCTGATGGACAGCCTGCGCCTCTACGACGAGCACCAGTTCGTGAAGGAACACCTTCCCGACAACCTCGAGGACCTCCGGTTGAACAGCCTGCCGCAGAAGATGGACGACCCGGACGTGCTCTCGGTGATCGGGGCCATCCGGAACGGGAAGAGCAGCATCCCGGAGATCCAGGACGCCACCCGGCTCTCCCAGTCCCGCGTGATCGTCAGCGTGGCCAAGCTGGCCAAGCACGGCCACATCGGGCCCCGCACCGTGGACGAGATCCTCTGCATCCCCGCCCGCCCGCTCCGGGTGCTCTTCGCCTTCACCCGGGAGGACGTCGCCGCCGGCCTGTTCCGGGAGATGGCCGCCATCTGCGGCGCCGAGACGCCCCGGGCGGCCAGTTCGGGCGTGATGGGGTTCCTCAAGATCAGCCTCGGGGACCGCACCCTCCACCTGCTGTCCATCAAGGGGGAAAAGCGCTTCTCCTTCCTCTGGGAGCCGATGCTCCGAACGACGGACGCGGCCGTGTTCCTGGCGGCCTCCCCCCAGGACGAGCCCCACCTGCAGGCGTTCCGGGAGCAGGCGTGCCGGGGGCGGACCATCCCCTTCTTCGCCGTCAGCCCGGCGGACATCGCGTGCGATTTCGCGGAACGCATCGACTCCCCCGGAAAGATCCAGGCCTTTCTGCGGAAAGTCGTCAATCACGCCCTGCAGGGCCAGGGCAATCCGTCGTCCGCGATCGAGGACCCGACCGGTCCCCCGATCCCGACCCTCGATCCTTTGTCCGGAATGTGA
- a CDS encoding alpha amylase C-terminal domain-containing protein, with protein MRRWGFLVLFIAAAAGLGTASDSADFLTNPGPVINVNLTNPSFETTWSGTTAPTGWSQNASFSTSRNTTYRHGGNASVALYKTTSYMRSIQQDKAVDAGRVYNATAWFRDNGNGKARLVLKFFNGTTLLGTLNGTYTTNSSSWQSRTLSAVAPTKANKLRVLVEYVDDPSGSRSTLYADDLAIDSTVVTADLVSGNPGAIYDRSPGFYKDGTYWYAIVHAKADVQRVRLVGDFTRFNTNSVDLARTPDGKFWWLKAAGGDFYSTPAAGNRYRFILDGNTKVQDPAARWLELTTTGSVLPLYSKVTNADAFAWTDNAWVRPGWEYYNIYQVHPLRFTSRNSGLTPIQQVTEELDGDGYNDYIKNLGVTAVELLPVNEFYGQYSWGYNPSFFYAVESSYGTPDQLKQLVNTAHNQGIAVILDLVFNHVACEDNILWTIDQAAYIDGDTRWCGMVNFDDPVALSFFVQNILYLAREYHIDAFRFDATAVIHNPYHDCITVPGSGGGWEFLREIRRKVKALDPGILLIAEELPNDWYMTQHGIPAYYGDTNGPFDAQWSDGFHDNFKAVLTGDNNLDRLYSVFCNFGDDWMDGLIYSESHDEVGNTDDRIARRGRDGKGWEMCQVSAAGTILARGIPMVFMGQEAGEIMQFGLDDGKLADYNPGTGTTWWDDRLDLNAYETDAGRAKIRTWFKKMNDIRRAAMPSFAWGDIQVRHIHSGNKVCAFTRDSGKYLIILNFGWQSWPSYGVGVTGNYREIANTSRPEYNLNPGLYPQTVNSTSYTWHSEFAIPCYGAVVLERQ; from the coding sequence ATGCGCAGGTGGGGGTTCCTTGTTCTTTTCATCGCGGCCGCGGCAGGCCTGGGGACCGCGTCCGACTCGGCCGACTTCCTGACCAACCCCGGCCCGGTCATCAACGTCAACCTGACCAACCCGTCCTTCGAGACGACCTGGTCGGGCACCACCGCGCCCACGGGCTGGAGCCAGAACGCCTCCTTCTCCACGAGCCGCAACACCACCTACCGCCACGGGGGGAACGCGTCCGTCGCCCTGTACAAGACCACGTCCTACATGCGCAGCATCCAGCAGGACAAGGCCGTGGACGCCGGCCGGGTCTACAACGCCACCGCCTGGTTCCGTGACAACGGCAACGGCAAGGCGCGGCTCGTGCTCAAGTTCTTCAACGGCACCACCCTGCTGGGGACCCTCAACGGAACGTACACGACCAACAGCAGCTCCTGGCAGTCCCGGACCCTCTCCGCCGTCGCCCCGACCAAGGCCAACAAGCTCCGCGTCCTGGTCGAGTACGTGGACGATCCCTCCGGCTCTCGCAGCACGCTGTACGCCGACGACCTCGCCATCGACTCCACCGTGGTGACCGCCGACCTGGTCAGCGGCAACCCGGGCGCGATCTACGACCGCAGCCCCGGCTTTTACAAGGACGGCACCTACTGGTACGCCATCGTCCACGCCAAGGCCGACGTCCAGCGCGTCCGCCTCGTGGGGGACTTCACCCGCTTCAACACCAACTCCGTGGACCTGGCCCGGACCCCTGACGGCAAGTTCTGGTGGCTGAAAGCGGCCGGGGGCGATTTCTACAGCACCCCGGCGGCCGGGAACCGATACCGGTTCATCCTGGACGGCAACACCAAGGTCCAGGACCCCGCCGCCCGCTGGCTGGAACTCACCACCACCGGCTCGGTCCTGCCCCTTTACTCCAAGGTCACGAACGCTGACGCCTTCGCCTGGACCGACAACGCCTGGGTCCGGCCCGGCTGGGAGTACTACAACATCTACCAGGTCCACCCGCTCCGCTTCACCAGCCGCAACTCCGGCCTGACCCCGATCCAGCAGGTCACCGAGGAACTGGACGGCGACGGGTACAACGACTACATCAAGAACCTCGGCGTGACTGCCGTCGAACTGCTGCCCGTCAACGAGTTCTACGGCCAGTACTCCTGGGGCTACAACCCTTCCTTCTTCTACGCCGTCGAATCCAGCTACGGGACCCCCGACCAGCTCAAGCAGCTGGTGAACACCGCCCACAACCAGGGGATCGCCGTGATCCTCGACCTGGTCTTCAACCACGTGGCCTGCGAGGACAACATCCTCTGGACCATCGACCAGGCCGCCTACATCGACGGCGACACCCGCTGGTGCGGCATGGTGAACTTCGACGACCCCGTCGCTCTGAGCTTTTTCGTGCAGAATATCCTCTACCTGGCCCGCGAGTACCACATCGACGCGTTCCGCTTCGACGCCACGGCGGTGATCCACAACCCGTACCACGACTGCATCACCGTTCCCGGCTCCGGCGGCGGCTGGGAGTTCCTGCGGGAGATCCGGCGGAAGGTCAAGGCCCTCGACCCCGGCATCCTGCTGATCGCCGAGGAACTCCCCAACGACTGGTACATGACCCAGCACGGAATCCCCGCCTACTACGGCGACACCAACGGCCCCTTCGACGCCCAGTGGAGCGACGGCTTCCACGACAACTTCAAGGCCGTCCTGACGGGCGACAACAACCTCGACCGGCTCTACAGCGTCTTCTGCAACTTCGGGGACGACTGGATGGACGGGCTGATCTACAGCGAGTCCCACGACGAGGTGGGCAACACCGACGACCGCATCGCCCGGCGCGGGCGCGACGGCAAGGGGTGGGAAATGTGCCAGGTCTCCGCGGCGGGGACCATTCTGGCCCGCGGCATCCCCATGGTCTTCATGGGCCAGGAAGCGGGCGAGATCATGCAGTTCGGACTCGACGACGGCAAGCTCGCGGATTACAACCCCGGCACCGGCACCACCTGGTGGGACGACCGGCTCGACCTGAACGCCTACGAGACCGACGCCGGCCGGGCCAAGATCCGGACCTGGTTCAAGAAGATGAACGACATCCGCCGCGCCGCCATGCCCAGCTTCGCCTGGGGCGACATCCAGGTGCGCCACATCCACAGCGGCAACAAGGTCTGCGCCTTCACCCGCGACAGCGGCAAATACCTGATCATCCTGAACTTCGGCTGGCAGAGCTGGCCGAGTTACGGGGTGGGCGTGACGGGCAACTACCGGGAAATCGCCAACACCAGCCGGCCGGAGTACAACCTCAACCCGGGGCTCTACCCCCAGACGGTCAACTCCACCAGCTACACCTGGCACAGCGAGTTCGCCATCCCCTGCTACGGCGCCGTGGTGCTGGAACGGCAGTAA
- a CDS encoding glycoside hydrolase family 13 protein yields the protein MVNRRKLANRRGVSAGGGPGRLHRLVALALCWAAAGCVLAAPIDPAGLFHDYGRFYLRPSEPGPGEAVTLRFQTKHLDADSVSLQVKTEGVAGVQTLPMTKESEGILDTWTASLVVGTARIDYWFQVQKGADILYYNAFQASTQVPANLNFWLVPGFHVPDWSKGITWYQIFPERFFDGDPAGNVTTGEYDYFGPVQAKSWGASPSGSNDFFGGDLPGVQAKLGPYLQGGLGIEAIYFNPVFRSPSNHKYDTMDYRNVDPHFGGNDAFTNLAGALHADADFPGDYPVRFILDGVFNHCGDWHYWFDRAHQWPGSEGAYESQASPYAPYFTFNTWPNDYVTFGVSFGGHFDTMPKLDYADAGLVNEIYGAPGSIARTWLGAHWAADGWRLDVGQEVGYGGTVIGNHTVWAEFRQAVRSVNPEALILGELWDLPLAYLQGDEWDSAMNYNGFLTPVGRWLLKADMFGNHAPIDTPLFHAWMQGTLADNTGCVRLAMMNSNGAHDNPRLFTRAGGNPGLVKAAQAFLLTYPGAPCVYYGDEIGLPGGADPDNRRTFPWDTLADPPSTDLLDFHATLIGLRREKTALRTGSYRDLLADEASGTFAFARFDGKDTVVTVVRRKGTVAAPVALPVWVLGVPDGSVFADVFTSQAYSVAGGTLALTLPGEGFGVLVLEKARGAATRFAVGPERQCVLKLSSPDGALRAGWARLTPDDPAAVGDLAAAESFRYNPGSADTTETVLYPAAPLTRFRLLATYAKNVVDSGVALTNPGAQAAHVTLRLVTQAGNVYTAVLTLDPLTAHPRYLSALFPTLPDVVDGVVDVTSDQPVAPLQLTVRTNARGEFLLSALPVVPLTDPAPGSDLILNYLAAGGGYTTEIRLTTTGAVPVEGDVRFYDPSGAPLELEVGKR from the coding sequence ATGGTGAACAGGCGAAAACTCGCGAATCGTCGTGGGGTGAGTGCGGGTGGGGGTCCAGGGCGCCTTCATCGGCTCGTTGCGCTCGCCTTATGCTGGGCGGCCGCCGGCTGCGTCCTCGCGGCGCCCATCGACCCGGCGGGGCTCTTCCACGACTACGGGCGTTTCTACCTCCGGCCGTCCGAGCCCGGGCCCGGAGAGGCCGTGACGCTGCGCTTCCAGACGAAACACCTGGATGCCGACAGCGTCTCGCTCCAGGTGAAGACGGAGGGCGTGGCCGGCGTCCAGACCCTCCCCATGACGAAGGAATCCGAGGGGATCCTGGACACCTGGACCGCTTCCCTGGTGGTCGGGACGGCGCGGATCGACTACTGGTTCCAGGTGCAGAAGGGGGCGGACATCCTCTACTACAACGCCTTCCAGGCCTCCACCCAGGTCCCGGCCAACCTGAACTTCTGGCTGGTCCCCGGCTTTCACGTCCCCGACTGGTCCAAGGGGATCACGTGGTACCAGATCTTCCCCGAGCGCTTCTTCGACGGCGACCCGGCCGGCAACGTCACCACCGGCGAGTACGACTACTTCGGCCCGGTGCAGGCCAAAAGCTGGGGGGCGTCCCCCTCGGGGTCCAACGACTTCTTCGGCGGGGACCTGCCGGGGGTCCAGGCGAAGCTCGGGCCCTACCTCCAGGGCGGGCTCGGCATCGAGGCCATCTACTTCAACCCGGTGTTCCGGTCCCCCTCCAACCACAAGTACGACACCATGGACTACCGGAACGTGGACCCCCACTTCGGCGGGAACGACGCCTTCACGAACCTCGCGGGGGCCTTGCACGCCGACGCGGACTTCCCGGGCGACTATCCCGTCCGCTTCATCCTGGACGGGGTTTTCAACCACTGCGGCGACTGGCACTACTGGTTCGACCGCGCCCACCAGTGGCCGGGCAGCGAGGGGGCCTACGAGTCGCAGGCCTCGCCGTACGCCCCCTACTTCACCTTCAACACCTGGCCCAACGACTACGTCACCTTCGGCGTGAGTTTCGGCGGTCACTTCGACACCATGCCCAAGCTGGACTACGCCGACGCGGGCCTTGTGAACGAGATCTACGGCGCGCCGGGCTCCATCGCCCGGACCTGGCTGGGGGCCCACTGGGCCGCGGACGGGTGGCGGCTCGACGTGGGGCAGGAGGTTGGGTACGGCGGCACGGTGATCGGCAACCACACGGTCTGGGCGGAGTTTCGCCAGGCGGTCCGGTCCGTCAACCCCGAAGCCCTGATCCTGGGCGAGTTGTGGGACCTCCCCCTGGCGTACCTCCAGGGCGACGAGTGGGACTCCGCCATGAACTACAACGGGTTCCTGACGCCCGTGGGGCGATGGCTCCTCAAGGCCGACATGTTCGGCAACCACGCGCCCATCGACACCCCCCTGTTCCACGCCTGGATGCAGGGCACTCTGGCGGACAACACGGGGTGCGTCCGCCTGGCGATGATGAACAGCAACGGCGCGCACGACAACCCGCGCCTCTTCACCCGCGCCGGCGGGAACCCCGGCCTGGTGAAGGCCGCCCAGGCCTTCCTCCTGACCTACCCCGGCGCGCCCTGCGTCTACTACGGCGACGAGATCGGCCTTCCCGGCGGGGCGGACCCGGACAACCGCCGCACCTTCCCCTGGGACACCCTGGCCGATCCCCCGAGCACCGACCTGCTGGATTTCCACGCGACCCTCATCGGGCTCCGGCGTGAAAAAACCGCCCTCCGGACCGGTTCCTACCGCGACCTCCTGGCGGACGAGGCCTCCGGCACCTTCGCCTTCGCCCGCTTCGACGGCAAGGACACGGTGGTCACCGTCGTCCGGCGCAAGGGGACCGTCGCCGCCCCGGTGGCGCTGCCCGTGTGGGTCCTGGGGGTCCCCGACGGGAGCGTGTTCGCCGACGTTTTCACGTCCCAGGCCTACTCCGTGGCCGGGGGGACCCTGGCCCTGACCCTGCCGGGCGAAGGCTTCGGGGTACTCGTGCTCGAAAAGGCCCGCGGCGCCGCCACCCGCTTCGCCGTGGGGCCCGAGCGCCAGTGCGTCCTGAAACTGTCGAGCCCCGACGGGGCCCTCCGGGCCGGCTGGGCGCGCCTCACACCGGACGACCCGGCGGCGGTCGGGGACCTCGCCGCCGCCGAGAGCTTCCGGTACAACCCGGGGTCCGCCGACACCACCGAGACCGTCCTCTACCCCGCGGCGCCCCTCACCCGGTTCCGGTTGCTGGCCACGTACGCGAAAAACGTCGTGGACTCCGGGGTCGCCCTCACCAACCCCGGCGCTCAGGCAGCCCACGTCACGCTTCGCCTGGTCACCCAGGCCGGCAACGTCTACACCGCCGTCCTGACGCTGGACCCGCTGACCGCTCACCCCCGGTACCTGAGCGCACTCTTCCCCACCCTCCCCGACGTCGTCGACGGGGTGGTGGACGTGACGTCGGACCAACCCGTGGCGCCCCTGCAGTTGACTGTCCGGACCAACGCCCGGGGCGAGTTCCTGCTGAGCGCCCTGCCGGTTGTCCCGCTCACGGACCCCGCGCCGGGGAGCGACCTGATCCTGAACTACCTGGCCGCCGGCGGCGGCTACACCACCGAGATCCGCCTCACGACGACCGGCGCGGTGCCGGTGGAGGGCGACGTCCGCTTTTACGACCCGTCCGGCGCACCGCTGGAGTTGGAGGTCGGGAAGAGGTGA